From a single Fusobacterium ulcerans ATCC 49185 genomic region:
- a CDS encoding family 1 glycosylhydrolase encodes MDSVFRHPFTTLGTYPQHIKNEWERKNITVHFEKEDEEVLKKYTVDYVAFSYYMSKISSINEEGKKRVSGNISSRYL; translated from the coding sequence ATTGATAGTGTATTCAGACATCCTTTTACAACATTAGGTACTTATCCACAGCATATAAAAAATGAGTGGGAGAGAAAGAATATTACAGTTCACTTTGAAAAAGAAGATGAGGAAGTCTTAAAGAAATATACTGTTGACTATGTGGCATTTAGTTATTACATGAGTAAAATTTCAAGTATAAATGAAGAGGGAAAAAAAAGAGTAAGTGGAAATATAAGCAGTAGATATTTATAG